A region from the Triticum aestivum cultivar Chinese Spring chromosome 3D, IWGSC CS RefSeq v2.1, whole genome shotgun sequence genome encodes:
- the LOC123078120 gene encoding uncharacterized isomerase BH0283 produces MEMGKKAIRYAVVDAFATEPFKGNPAAVCLLEDDNAADERWMQSVATEFNLSETAFLVRDFSRRASAAPLFHLRWFTPVTEVDLCGHATLASAHFLFTAVLPEHGMIEFMTKSGILTAKKVPPPGGAGEAHGKLFIELNFPMIDFLGCNEMPSIPETLNGAPVVSVHKSAADGDLIVELSSAQEVADILPNIDEIKKLSCGGIMVTGPAPAGSGYDFFTRLFCPKFGMDEDPVTGSIHCVLGPYWGRKLGKQKLTAFQASPRGGTLYLELDDANRRVKIQGETVTVMTGTLLA; encoded by the exons ATGGAAATGGGCAAGAAAGCCATCCGATACGCCGTG GTGGACGCCTTCGCGACTGAGCCGTTCAAGGGCAACCCCGCCGCGGTGTGCCTCCTCGAGGACGACAACGCCGCGGACGAGCGGTGGATGCAGTCGGTTGCCACCGAGTTCAACCTCTCGGAGACCGCCTTCCTCGTCCGCGACTTCTCCCGGCGCGCCAGCGCCGCGCCGCTCTTCCACCTCCGATGGTTCACTCCCGTCACCGAG GTCGACCTGTGTGGGCACGCGACGTTGGCCTCCGCCCACTTCCTCTTCACGGCCGTTCTCCCGGAGCATGGCATGATCGAGTTCATGACCAAGTCCGGTATCCTGACTGCGAAAAAAGTTCCCCCGCCAGGGGGCGCAGGCGAGGCCCACGGGAAGCTGTTTATTGAGCTGAATTTCCCCATGATTGATTTCCTGGGCTGCAACGAGATGCCGTCGATTCCGGAGACCCTAAACGGCGCACCAGTGGTCAGTGTTCACAAATCGGCGGCCGACGGTGATCTCATT GTGGAGCTTTCTTCAGCACAAGAGGTTGCCGACATCCTTCCTAACATCGATGAAATTAAAAAGTTGTCATGTGGTGGTATCATGGTTACAGGACCGGCACCTGCTGGATCTGGTTATGACTTCTTCACACGTTTATTCTGCCCGAAATTTGGGATGGATGAG GACCCTGTCACTGGCAGTATACATTGTGTATTGGGACCCTATTGGGGTAGAAAGCTTGGGAAGCAAAAACTGACGGCATTTCAA GCATCTCCAAGGGGTGGAACGCTATACCTGGAACTGGATGACGCAAATCGGAGAGTGAAGATCCAAGGAGAAACTGTTACTGTCATGACCGGGACGCTCCTGGCGTAA
- the LOC123078121 gene encoding uncharacterized protein — translation MASIVLLLSELLGGAGSTSMLEASCYMGGHSLREFQPAAANGERAPAEPKLRGTTSTEVKDEEPSSSLDLEDLSAVSRISVDVMWP, via the coding sequence ATGGCTTCGATCGTGCTGCTGCTGTCGGAGCTGCTCGGCGGCGCGGGAAGCACCAGCATGCTGGAGGCCAGCTGCTACATGGGCGGCCACAGCCTGCGGGAGTTCCAGCCCGCGGCGGCCAAcggcgagcgggcgccggcggAGCCGAAGCTGCGGGGAACAACCTCAACGGAGGTGAAGGATGAGGAGCCGTCGTCGTCGTTGGACCTGGAGGATCTCTCCGCCGTGTCCAGGATATCGGTGGACGTGATGTGGCCCTGA